TGGACTCAGAAAGGGCGAGGCCGCCTCGGTCGTCCCCCGACCCCGCCAAGCACCGAGTGAAACGAGGCGCGCAGCGTGGTCTTCGTGAGCGCAGCGAACGAAGGCAGGGAAGTCGCAGCCCGCCCAACGGAGTGAGCAGGACCGTCTTCCCGTGGTCGCGGGATGCCGAGCGGCCGAGGGCTTTCATCCGTTATATCCACGTCCTCGACTGAGCTAGTCGAGTGTTGCAAAATACCGAAGTTATTTATATATTAGTTCGCTAGTATGCAACAGTATGCTCACAGAAGGCGAGGTTCGCGCCCTCACTGCCCTCCACGGTGAGCAGACGGTCTCTGACCTCGCAACGAATCTCGATCGGAGTCTCAGCTACACCTCAGAACTCGTTGACCGGCTCGAAACGGCTGGCCTCGTCGAGACACGTCGACAGGGCAAAACAAAGCAGCTTCGACTGTCGGACGCAAAGGCACTCGAGTTACTCACGGACCTCATGCAGCAGTATTCACACATCGACTGGCCGGAGCTGTTGTCAGGGGCAGCCCTCCGTGTGTGCTACTACCTCGATACCCCACGGACCGCGACTGATCTCGCACGCCGCGCCGACGTCCACCGAAGTACCGTCCACCGGGCGCTTGCCCCGCTTCAACATCGCGGAATCATCTACCAAATCGACACCGGTGCGTACGCACTGAATGACGGCTTCGAACAGCTGAGTGCATTCGCTCGTGAGCTTGCCCATCACGCCCACCGCCAGACTATCGAAGAGCAGGCCGACACGTACACGATCCTCTGGGAATCTCTCGAGGAGTTCCTTGTGCAGACGACGACTGAGATCACCGACGACCACTTCATTCCGACAGGGCCAGACCAATTCCAACAATACGGCCTACTACTCTTGGCACGTGACCGTCGGTACTACCTCTATTCGGAGACGTTGGATGACCTCTCCCCGGAGACACTGTGCTGCCACATGCTCGTGATCGATTCGGGCGCACGAGCCCAGTCATACTGTCTGCTCTTGCTCAGTCACGTCGACATCGACCGCGACGAGCTACGAACACAAGCCGTGAAGTACGGCGTCGATGATGTCGTCGACGAACTCTGTACGTATCTCGACACCAGCGGTGACCAGCGAACGTCTCGACTTCCGGAATGGGAGGACTTCCAGGAATTGGCCGACGAGTACGGGGTGACAGTATGAGAGGATGGCTTCCTCTCCGTACTGATCGACGATCTCGGCCATGGCCTCGTCGAAATGCGCATCCTGATGGTCCTTGGGGGTTCTGCGCTCGCTTGCCCACGAGTTCGCATCCTTTCATCGACCGACGCAAGAGCCGGGATCTCCGTCTGCTCTCGGATGGCATTGAGTGTATCAGAGTTCGGCATTCGGTCTGCATGTCTTTGGCAGTCCGACGGTGTTATCGGTTTTTCTGGTGCGAGTAGTAGTCACACGATTCAGCGGGAGCAGGCGCATTCATGCCGCAATGAGGCGAAATTCAGAATATATCGGTGGACGGCTTCGGCAAGCGATAGCATCGCGTCGGCTTGCTCGGCACTGGCGACCGTCTCACGATAGTACACCTCGGCTCGGTTCCGCTTCCAGAGTTGGGTCAGGCGATCGGCAAACGCCTCGCTAAATAGATTCACCGCCCCGCCTTGCTGGTACACCGCTGTATGTTCATAGCGTAAATCCTCCCCAGAGGCGTGTCCGCGATGGAGGAGATAGAACTGAATACTGCGCTCGACAGCGACGAACGATGCCTCGATCACCACTGTGTAGTAGCCGTTCTGCTCACGGAGCGTCCGCGCTGCTTTGAGGAGTCGACAGGCCTTCCGTAGCTGGACGAGGGCGGCGTCAGAGACATCTAAATCGGATTCGCCTGTTTGCCCGCGGGTCTCCTGAAAGGCTGCCTCGGCGTCGATGAGTGCATCGTCGACGTAGCTATTGTCCATTCGTGAGCACCTCCTCTTTGAGCTGCGTGAGCGTTTCGGAGGTTTTGAGCGTCAGGCCCGTAGCGAAGATCTCGCGCAGTCGATTCCCGTAGCGGTGTGCGCTCTCGACGGATTCGACGAGGACGTGGAATTTGTAGCGGTCACCATCGAAGGCTTCCTCGTTCAGCTCCGATGTAATTTCGTGGGCGGTTTGCTGGGCTGTCGCCTGGGTGCCGTCCACGAGCACGAAGCAATCGATATCGCTTCGCCGGTCGGCGTCCCCTCGGGCAACACTGCCAAAGAGGACGATTCCGTGGATCTCCTCTATCTGGTCAGTTAACCTTCTCACGAGCTCTCGGACGGGGACGTGAAATTCGTCCTGTGGGATCTGAATGATCGGATCGTCGGGTTTGCTAAGTCGGCTACGATTGATACGAACGAGTTTTTTCCGCCCGGCGTGCTCAACTTCGACGAAGTCAATTGCTTCGAGATCGTCGATGGCTGACGAAATACTTCGATGGGGGTGATTCGTCGCTCTGCTCAAATCCCGAATTCCGAACGCAGTATAGGGATTGTCGACGAGTACTGCAAGAATTTCCCCCGTAGACTTGTGTCTAAAGAGGGTGGTAGGAGGGACGGGGATCGGCAGCTCGAGTGATGTGCCCTTCTGGATACTTTGACTGCCCATGGGCATTTTTACTCCCCAGTAGTTAAATAGGCTACGGCAACGATGAGTCTGCACCCGTCGCAGGCAGGGTGAGCAAGCTTTCAGGATCTAGTCCGGCTTGGATCACACAGTCAACACAGGCTGGATGCGAAACCCGCTTGTCCTCATCCCAGGTAACGTCTTCTGCACGCTCTGACCCGGGAACGCATCAGAGAACCCATATCCTGAAAGCGTCTGCTGCATCATTCGTCTACTCTGCCAGCATCGCAGGCAGTCGACCAGCCGCGATGAAAGACAGCGAGCTGTCGAATCGAGTCGAACGCCTCGCCACTCGGTTCGTGAACGAGGACTCGCTGCTCGGCGACCGCCGTCACGACACCGTCGTCGACGAGGTCACTCACGAGTTGTCGTGCGGTCGTCTCGTCGACGTCCGCCGTCGACACTCGGGCTGCATCCCGATCCTGTGCGAGGAGTTCGGTTTCATGCCGCTCGTGATCGGCTGCCGTGTCGTCGAGTATGTCTGGATCGGTCATATGAATTCACGCTCCGGCACGCTCGCAGGCGCGCCTCGCGCCTTTCGGCGCCGACAAACCCTCCTGTCGCTAGCCCGTGGGAAACTGGTACACTCCACAGACGAGGACGACCCCCCCGCGCGAGAGGACGCCATCGCCTATCTCATAAAGCCGGGCAACAAGTGTGTCGACGCGCGAGCGCACATCGAGCAGTTGCCCCTGAAGGGCTATCTCTACGATGCCGATGGACGTTCACCACTCATCGGCGCTCCCCCACCAAGCCCGGGTCTGTTGGCGCTCCCCACCTGAATCTATCTTCGTGTGCTGACCGCTGGCCGCGACCAGCAACGGGGCGTCGATGAGACGTATCGTCGAACATGTTTGCAGTCGACCGCTCGCAGAGCGGCCCATCCATTCGTGCCGCCCGAGAGACGTTACCGAGCGGCGCTACCAGTTGTTCAAGAATCTGATAGACAGGCTGGCGTCGCGGCTTCCGTATCGGAGAGCGAAATATAGCTCCTGGGTGGGTATTCTCTGTCGGAAATTTTTGGACAGGCTGTATTAGAGCTATAGTCACTAAGGCTGTAATCTTATTAGTGCTGCATAGGATCGCTATATTGGATCTGATAAATTGGACACCGGCTCGCCCGTGTTCGAGCAAATCGATGCCGAGATCTCCGAGGACCAGGCGAAACTCCTCGCAACGATCCACGCTGCTGAGGAAGGCATACCGACTGGCCGATTGCGAGAGGCGGTCTCGATCCCCTCCGGAAGCATGCACTACCACCTCACCCGTCTCGAAGACTGGGATCTCGTCGATGTCGTCGGTCGTCAAGAGGAGGGCGGCGGCTCGCCCTCGAAGGTATGGGAGACGACTGAGCGGGGCGCCATCTACCTCGAACGGCCCGGTCGCACCGCTCCGACGACGTTCCAGGATCTGCTCACGCACATCGACGATCTCGAACGCGACCTCGACCGTGGCGATGATACAGATAGAACGTCTCGAAGGAGGGCGAGATATAAACCGGCACTTTGTCTACGACGCCAGGATCGATGCGCCACCGGATCGACACTCGCCCCCTGCCTCGGTCTGCTGGTCCAACTATCCTTAAACAGCGAGAGAATCCCATCATCGTCATGATCGTCTGGCGGGTTGACGTCCGCGCGCTCGCGGGTATAACGTAAATTCGATTCGTCTGAATCTGCGATCCCAGCTCTGTGAAATATAATAGACATTTTAGCATATGTTTTTAAATATATTTATGTTGCGATAATACTCATATACCGTCGACTAAATATCGTGTGCATGTCCGGCACTCCGAACGGAAACGAGGATCGTCGTAGAGAATCGACCTCCACCACCTGGCTCGACCGGCGGAACGTCCTGAGCGGGTTCGCTGGATTGCTCGCTGCCGCTGCATACACCGTAGAGGTCCCTGAATCGGTATCTGCGACGATCTCGAACGAGACCGATACCGATATACAGACTGTCGCTTCTCCCGACGGGAGCATTCGAGTAACGCTCGATGTCTCTACTGGCGTACCCGCGTACACTGTCTCGTTCGACGGGACCGAGTACGTCAAATCCTCGGCGCTGGGCTTCGATTTCCGGAATCAACCACCGTTCGGCGCTACAGCGGACGGTGCCAGCGGTACGAGGATTACGGTCACGGGAAGCGAGACCGGTGTCGCAACCGAGACGTGGGAGCCGGTGTGGGGTCAGTATGCCACCGTTTCGGAGGACTACGCGTTTCTCCGCGTCGGGTTGGCTGAGACGAGTGCGCCGGGGCGGACAGCGAACGTGGAGTTTCGCGTGTTCGACGACGGAGTGGGGTTCCGATTCGTCCTCGGCGACGATTTCGCCAGTAACAGCGGACGCACCGTCATCGCCTCGGAGAATACCCAGTTCAACTTCGCCGACGACTACACGGCCTGGTGGATCGACAACGAGTTCGTCAATCCCCGGTTCGAGCAGGAGTACAGGGAGACGAAGCTCAGCGACGTCGAGTCCGGAACCCGAACCGCCCGTCCGAACGGTAACACCATTCGAAACGGTGCGCACACCCCGTTCACCGTCAAAGCCGGCGAGGACGCGTATCTGAGCGTCCACGAGGCGGACCTTACGGATTACGCCACGATGTCGCTCGCCCCCCGATCCGACGACGGTGGGACGGACTTCGCGGCGGAACTCGCACCGCTTCCCGACGGGACGAAGGTGTCGACCGAACCGCCGACAGTGACCCCCTGGCGGACGATACAGCTTACGGACAGCCCAGGCGAACTCGTAGAATCGTCACTGATTCCGCTTCTCAACGACGAACTGAACGAGTCGGTGCTCCCGACCGTCGACGGCGAACCCGACACGGGCTGGATTACGCCCCGCAAGTACGTCGGCATCTGGTGGACGATGATCGCGGGGAACGCCAACTGGGAGTACAAGTCCGACACAGAGATCGAGGCGAACGGGAACGATCCGGCAGGGTACATCCACGGTGCCCGCACCGAACGGATGAAGCGGTACATGCGGTTCGCCAGCGAGAACTGCATCGAGAGCGTGCTCGTCGAAGGATGGAATCAGGGCTGGAACAGCTTCCCCGGGTCGGGGGTGACGATGGACTTCGACCGGTCGTATCCCGACTTCGATCTGACCGAGGTCACCGACTACGGGCAGTCACTCGCTCCGACTGTCGAGATGACCGCCCACAACGAGACAGCCGGGAACCTCGTCACCTACGAGGAGCAGATCCTGAACGACGATATCTTTCAGTACTACGAGGACAACGGTATCCGCAGTATCAAGAACGGATACGTCAACGACGACGGACTGGGTCACACGGGGGACGGCGGAACGGCGACCACCAGCCAACACAGCCAGATCGCGGTCAACCACCACGAACTGGTCGCCCGAAAGGCGGCGGCGAATCGCCAGTTGCTCGAGCGCCACGAGGCCGACAAGCCGACCGGGAAGCGCCGTACGTATCCGAACCTGACGTCCACCGAGACGGTCAAGGCACAGGAATACGACGGCTTCGGTGCGCTCGCCTCCGACGTCAGCCCGGCCCACCACGTCACCCTGCCGTTCACCCGGATGCTGGCCGGTCCGGCGAGCTACCAGCCGGGTATCTTCGACATCACCTTCAACGACGATACCGGCGGGCGGATCCAGACGACGCGGGCCAAACAGCTCGCGATGTACCCGAACTACAACGCCGGGCTGCAGATGGTCGCCGATCGCATCGAGGCCTACGTAAACCCGGAACTGGAGATCGGTGAACTCCTGCAGGCGGCCGCCGGAGACCTGGACGGGTTCGTCACCGCCGACGAGTGGCGCAACGCGTTCGGGACGAACTACGTCGCAGTCGACCCGAACCGAGTGCCGTCCGGATCGTCGGTCTCGTGGACGGTCACGGACGTCCCGTCGGATGGGGCGTACGACCTGCACCTGCGCTACGCCAGTGCGCCCGAAGAGAACGCGACTCGAGTCGTCGAAGCTGGCGAGCCACGGGCCACGCTCCGGGTGAACGACTCGACCGAGACGATCACGCCGCCGTTCACGCGGTACTGGGACGACTGGCGAGTGTTCACGACGCGGGTCGAACTCACCGAAGGTGAGAACAGCATCGCCGTCGAACTGCACTACGACGACTCCGGGGAGACGTTCACCGGCGACGTCGGCGGGTTCAATCTCAACACGATAGCGGTCACCGAGAGCGGGGCGGAGTCGCCGGTGCCAGCCGAGTACGAGGGATACACCCCGGAGAACGAGAACTTCGAGACGGAGCCTGAATTCGATTTTCTACGGAAGGTTCCCGCGGGCGGCTGGGAGGACACGGTCGTCGTCGAGGCCGAAATCGGCGAGCACATCGTTACCGCCCGGCGAAAGGGCGAGGAGTGGTACGTCGGCGCGATGACCGACGGCGACGGTCGCGCCGTCGATGTGCCGCTCGAGTTCCTCAATCCGGGAAAGAACGGTACGCGGGCACGGGGCCCGAAGTACGTCGCCGAGATCTACTCGGACGGGAGCGACACCCGTTTCGACGAGAACCCGACCGACGTGCGGATGGACGAGCTGATCGTCGATCCGAGTACGACGATCCTCGCCTCGATGGCCGCCAGCGGCGGCCAGGCGATTCGGCTACGACCCGTGAGCGGTACAGATATGCGGGTGTTACCGACCTACGAGCCGCCCGAGCAGGAGTACGTCTCCTTCGAGGCACCGGAGGTCGCGGTCGCCGGGGAGCCGATCACCGTCACGATCACGGGGGTGAACTCCGGGTCGGTCGTCGGCGGAGATACCCTGCGCGTCTTCGTCGATGGCGAGGACGTCGGTGCCGCGTTCGTCCGGTTGGCCCCCGGCGAGAGCGAGAGCACCGTCCAGTTCGAACTCCCCGTCCTCTCGTCCGGCGAGCACGAAATACGAATCGGACGGTCGCTGGACGAAGCGCTCCCCGCGCAGACGATACGGGTGCTTCCGGTGCTGTCACTCTCGCCGACCTGGTCGTTCCACAGAGGCGACGACGCGGCCTGGGCGGCACCCGACTACGACGACAGCGACTGGGAACGGGTCGAACTCCCCGCGAGCTGGGAGGACCACTCGGAGTACACGGAGGATCAGGTCTTCGGCTGGTATCGAAAAACGATCACCGTTCCGAATTCCTGGGAGGACTACGAGGAGGACCTACTCCTGCCGGTGGGCAAGATCGACGACGTCGACCGGACGTTCGTCAACGGGGAGGCGGTCGGCCAATCGGGGAGTTTCCCCGACGACGGCTTCAGCACCGCCTGGCAGGTACCGAGAGAGTACTCGGTGCCGGCCGAGATCGTCAACTACGGGGGTGAAAACGTCATCGCGATCAGGGTCTACGACGAGTTCGGCGGCGGCGGCCTCTACGCGGGACCGATCGGTCCCGTCCGGCCGGATTACGACACCGCCTGAGCTGGATCGCTCGATACGTCCCCAGGCAACCGATGGACGCTATACTGGCGTCTGTCCGATCGAGATTCGCGGTGTGACTCGGTAATCCCACGCACGCTCCCCTGTTTGGTAAGGGTAACGCGGCCAGGGGACATCGGAGCGGGTTCTAACGGAAACGCGGTGTCGATTCCCGGAGAGCGGGGTCGTGCATCGTTGCGTCGGCCGCTGCGTCTCCACTGGAGGACTCGGTCGAAATTCTAGCCCGTTTTGGCGTTGCAGTATATCAGTCCGATAATGGCTGAGATTCCCGATTCGCTGCAGTCGTTGTTCGAAACCACGCTCGAAGCGCACGACGATCGCTACGTCATCCCGATCCCTGCGGACCTCGTCGAGAACGGCTCGCTCTCCGTCGACGACTCGTACCGCGTTGCACTCCTTCCAGCCGCGGCCACCGCTATCTAAACGGGATCAACGACCGCGACAGAATGGGATGTGACCGAGACTACCTCATCCTCGTCGCATGGGCACCCAGCCGGGCGACCAGGTGAGGGTGGAGATCACGGACGTGAAGGAGACGGTGGCGTTCGCCGAGCCAGTGGGTGATGCCACTGTTCGCTAACGGGGACAGATCGAAAGTGATTTCATACGCTCAAAATGCGAGTCGACCGCTTCCACACTTCGTGTATGGGCAGTCGGTCGAGCGTCCGCGAGTGGTTCAGACAATTCACGCAATACTATGACTTTCAACGACCGTATCACTCGCTCAACGGACGATCCCGGTCAAGGAGGTCGTTAACTACCCAGTACCGTATAGCTTCAACTGTCTAAACCTTTACAGCGCCTATCCCGGCGACGTAGCCACCCATTATTACGGAAAGTCAAGGAGAAAGCCCCATGCTTCAGCGCGGGGATGAATCCGACAACGCCGCCACAACCGCCGGTATTAAGCCCCCAGACAGCGTATCCGTGGGCAAGCACAACGGGCAAACACTGGCGGTTGGATTGGGGTCCGCCCGGACGACGAAGGCCACCACACCGTTCCCGCAAGGGCGTCACCGAGGCCGTGGCGACACGGCAGGCAAAAAGCGCCCCTCGCTCGATTGTGCCTGCCCACCGTGGCACGAAGGGCAGGCAGGCCGATGGCACGGCCCGTGCCCGGACGCGGGGAACCCTGCGACCGGGGGCATCCCGTCCGTCTCGGAGAGACGGACGGGATGCCCGGTGCAAGCGGGTACCGCGTCTGAATGGACGCCGAATACGCCACACCCCTCGCGGGGCCGACGTATCGCGCACACACCCGGTATCGCCTCGCCGGACCCCGTTCGGCAGGCGAGACGTTGCCGACGGGGACGCACGACCGGCGTGCTGTCCCACGGAGGAATCCTCGCCCTTCAGGGCCGGGAGGATGTCAAAAACCCGCATACCGTAGCGCGGTTCAGAGCGTGTAAGGCCAAACGAACAAATCAGAGGGAGCTATGACACTCCTCAGAGACCTCCCGATCATCCCAGATCCCTCTAAGAAGTGGCTCAATGCCCGCCAGCGCGTAGACTACAGGGAGCACCGGGAGGACCTCCTTGAGTGGCTCTGCGTGTTCGGGAAGGATCCAGAACACGCGGAGGGCTACTCCCATGCCACGGTCAAGAACACTGCCTACCGGACCGATCAGTTCTATCGGTGGGTCTGGGAGCGGGAGGGATACACAACGGACCTCATCCGGAACCACGCGGACCGCTATCTCCGGGAGTTGGCGGGGCAGGACACTAGTACATCCCACAAAGCCAAATGCGTCAAGGCCCTAAAGCGCCTGTTCAAATGGCGCGTCCACGAGAAGGGAGGAGAACCATGGAAGCCACAACTCACCTTCTCCGATGCAGGGAACGCCACTCAACCGCGGGACTTCCTCACTAAAGCAGAGCGCTCACGGATCAGGGAGGCGGCCCTGAAGTACGGCTCCATCCCCTCATACAACAGCCTCACCACCGATGTACACCATCTAGTGATGTAACATGTTTCTTGAGTAGCACTCATGCCGATGGGTCTTGTTCTCATGATGTGAATACCGAAGAAAACGTAGCCATGGGGGTCTGCCAGAGATGCGGCAAAGCGCGGGCAGTACGGATCCGAACTGATGGGACGATAGCCTCCATGCGCCCGAATCGTAGGTGCCCGTGTGGGAGTAAGGAGTTCAGAGTCGTCTCCGAGGACACGCCTCGGTAGAGCCGTAGTGGAAAGGAGAGAGGGGAAGCCAGTTCCATCGTGGGGATGGAGCGTGGCGGAGACATGTTCGGAAGACACTCGGCGGGAGGGGATGAGCAGTCACCCTCTACCAACAGACTAGGTAATGGGTAGACAGATCTATTGCATGTGAGGTAGTAGCAGAGATGGAGGCCTATCAACAGTGGACCGTGCATGAAGTGGCCTCCTCTTTGTTGAGCATCCTCAGAGCCCCGCGATTGCGTCCTCCCGCGTTCCGTGTCTCCCGAGGGGTATCTCCCCTCCAATAGGCGCTGGGTGTGTGAGATCTGATCGTAGACCTATTTGCTTGATGCCCCCTTCATCTGATAGCAATAGCCTCTCCCGCTTCGACACCTTTGCACTGATTGTAATGCCAATCTGACGATGTGTTTATATCTGGGTGATACCTCCAGGACTGCGTGGTCCCTGAGAGTCGGAGAGAAATAGCAGTATGTACTGACTGCGGACGTTCCCGAGTTGTATTGACGCAGGATGACGGAAAGCATCATCCCCTCACAGAGAACGGAGTCTGTGAGTGCGGCTCAGACGAGTTTGAGTTGGTAGGGTGGGAAGATGTGGATGCCCCTGCCGAGGAAGAGTAACGGTCTACTACCTTTGGACCTGCTCCCATTGGAGCCCGCTGAGACGCTCCAGTTTGCCTCCTGGACAATTTCGTCCCTTTCTAGGAGAAATCTTCCCTCGGATGGCGCTCCGATGCAGTACGGGGCATTCTGAAGAGCCAGTTAGCTCAGGAAGGAGATACTCGTCCTGAGAGGAACAGTCAAGGTACTCCCCACCAGGGATACCACCATGGACCCCAGGATGCTCGGCATCCTCCTCGGCATCCTCACGCTGATAGCGGTGAACATCGGCGGGTGGCTCCTGAGTGTCAACGGAGCCGTCGTTACGATCCTGGCGCTGTTCAGTGCCGTCCGCCAGCGTGAGAGAGAACGTGATGCGGAAGGGGAACTCCCCGCCCCGTCGGGGACAAGGGTGCGGCATCGGACGCAACGCTCCAACTCGGGGTATGGCTCACTCATCGGCCCACCTCCCGGAGTCCGAGAGTGATGCCCGTCGTCCCACCAGACCACGGAGAGCCGCTCTGAGCGCGTCCACCACATCCTCCGTCCCCTTCACGGGAGTAGAGGAGGGAGACCGGAGGGCGGGCCAGGTGAGGGTCATTGCTCCCCCCCGGGGAAGCTCTCCAGCGGCCACATGAACTCCTTCGTCTTGAGGATCAACTCTTTACGTCCTCGGGGACCCGTGGCAAGCACTCCAAGCCCAAGCGCGGCCAGTTGCTCCAGCCGGGTAATGGCGGTCGGGGTGCTCACCCCCGTGAGGTCCTTCACGTCCTCGGCGTAGAAGACAAGCGGGTGGTCCCTGGCCGGGGCGGGGTCCAACAGGGCCTCGACCAGCGGACGGCGGTCCAGGGGGACCGTAGTGGGGACTACCAGCCCCAGTAGCTCCACGTCCTCCATCGTCACCCGCTCCCGACCGTAGAGCAGGGCGTGCCCTCGGGCCAGGTCCCGGAGCATCTCATGGGCCCGGTTAAAGCCTCCTCTGGAAGCGTGCCACGCATCTCCTTCCTTCCGGAGGGGAGCCCGGGCATGGCGGACGAGTTGAGTGAGGCGGTATAGCGCCCGGGCGGCCTCCTCATCCATCCCCTCCTCCCAGGCCACTCTTTGCGCCCCACCGTGGTACTCCCAGAGGTCTCTAAGGTACGCCCGAGTGGCCTCTTGAGCCGCCGCTACCTTCTCTCCGTACTCCAATCCTCCGCCCTGCATGAGGGCCGCTACGGCGGCCTCCTCATCTACCTCCCCACCCTGCATCGTCACCGTGACGGATCGGTGACCCACGTGACTCATAGCACTCCGAGAGGCCCCGGAGAGGGGCGTGTTCTCAGAGGAGAGAGGGCTATCTGAGGAGGAAGGGCGCGTGGGGGTGGCCGCAATTTTAATGTCCTGCAATCCTACCGATTGGATAGGCAAAGAAGGGGTGAGGGCAGGGGCACTTGAAAGTTGAGATAGTTGATATGAAGGGTCAGAGGTCTCTCGTGTGCTTCCTCATCTATCTCGGGAAGGAGGTCAGAGACGTTCTCGTGACCTCAACCACAGATGGGGGTTGGCTGATACCACTGGGGAAGTTGTCGTGGGCCCATAGGGCACTCCGTAGAGAGAGGGGAGCGCCGAGGGAGAAAGGGATGAGTGGCATGATAGCTATTGGCCTTGTCCGAACCACGGGTAGTTGTAGCTTCTCTCAGAGAGGGGAAGTCACAGGCGGGGGTGCTGGCTTCATGCTAAGAGGACGCTCTCTTCCCCACAAAGCGCCTCACTGATGAAGTAGCGGCTGGGACGGTCTGGCCTACGGGATAGAGCCGTGACAGTACACAGTGTCCGCCTGAAGACACGTACTTGAACTACTTGAGAGGGGGTGCCGTTCTGTGACCCCCGAGGCCCTTCTTCAAGAGTGGGAAGCAGGCATGCGTCCCGCGCGGGTGCTTGTCCTCCGCCAGGACCTCATGGCCGTTACGAGGATGTGGCTTCCAGACCGCCATACCTAACTGGAGGCGTACATGGCCCATATGAGGGGCCAGGTGACCCGGAAACTCCGGGACCCCGCCAAGGAGTAGGCCGCGTAGCTCTCGTTCAAGGGTAACCCAAGATAGATCCACCATACACAGTCATGGAACAATCATCATGCTCGGTTACTTACGCATCTGTGCCTTTGAGGAATGCACGATCATGCCTGAGCCGTCTCTCACCTGCCAGCACACTATAGAGTCCGAGTCATCACTGAGTACCGCCGTTATAGAAGCGGTATCTGAGGCTTCAGATACAGCCTCTCGGGATCTCCCACCGCTTCATGAGGTGGTTGATCCTGACGCTCTAAACGATTTGTTCAAACCCCAGCTGGATGGAGAGTCACGAACAGATGGAGAAGTGAGCTTCGTCTACGACGGGTATGAGGTAGTCGTGGAACAAGAGACCGTAGAGGTCTGGGACGCCGAAGCCAACACTTCGGGGTAGTATCCGAGAGATAGTGAGGGTACCACTCACTGACAAGGACAGTCACACATCTCCTTCGGGAAGTCATCCACCGGCTGGATGAGGTCCAGTAGTGGCTGAAGGTCGTCTACTTTGTCCGCCAGCACGACATCTCCATGTCGTTTGTCGTACTCAATGACATTCACGGCGGCCAACTTGGGTAAGTGGCAGTGGGACAACTGTATACAGATCTGCTGATGTACCTCCTCTGATGGCCCTCCTGCTGCCGACTCTTGCCACGTGCCGATCTGCGCGGCAAGCTTATCTTGTGTCAGTGACTCGTCAGCCTCTATAAGACAGTAGAGGATGGCACGCCGGTATGGATGAGAGAGCAAGTTCAATGCATTCTCAAGGTCCATTGTTGGGTTCCAGTCACTCATTGTCCCACCTTG
The Halomarina pelagica DNA segment above includes these coding regions:
- a CDS encoding glycoside hydrolase family 97 catalytic domain-containing protein, encoding MSGTPNGNEDRRRESTSTTWLDRRNVLSGFAGLLAAAAYTVEVPESVSATISNETDTDIQTVASPDGSIRVTLDVSTGVPAYTVSFDGTEYVKSSALGFDFRNQPPFGATADGASGTRITVTGSETGVATETWEPVWGQYATVSEDYAFLRVGLAETSAPGRTANVEFRVFDDGVGFRFVLGDDFASNSGRTVIASENTQFNFADDYTAWWIDNEFVNPRFEQEYRETKLSDVESGTRTARPNGNTIRNGAHTPFTVKAGEDAYLSVHEADLTDYATMSLAPRSDDGGTDFAAELAPLPDGTKVSTEPPTVTPWRTIQLTDSPGELVESSLIPLLNDELNESVLPTVDGEPDTGWITPRKYVGIWWTMIAGNANWEYKSDTEIEANGNDPAGYIHGARTERMKRYMRFASENCIESVLVEGWNQGWNSFPGSGVTMDFDRSYPDFDLTEVTDYGQSLAPTVEMTAHNETAGNLVTYEEQILNDDIFQYYEDNGIRSIKNGYVNDDGLGHTGDGGTATTSQHSQIAVNHHELVARKAAANRQLLERHEADKPTGKRRTYPNLTSTETVKAQEYDGFGALASDVSPAHHVTLPFTRMLAGPASYQPGIFDITFNDDTGGRIQTTRAKQLAMYPNYNAGLQMVADRIEAYVNPELEIGELLQAAAGDLDGFVTADEWRNAFGTNYVAVDPNRVPSGSSVSWTVTDVPSDGAYDLHLRYASAPEENATRVVEAGEPRATLRVNDSTETITPPFTRYWDDWRVFTTRVELTEGENSIAVELHYDDSGETFTGDVGGFNLNTIAVTESGAESPVPAEYEGYTPENENFETEPEFDFLRKVPAGGWEDTVVVEAEIGEHIVTARRKGEEWYVGAMTDGDGRAVDVPLEFLNPGKNGTRARGPKYVAEIYSDGSDTRFDENPTDVRMDELIVDPSTTILASMAASGGQAIRLRPVSGTDMRVLPTYEPPEQEYVSFEAPEVAVAGEPITVTITGVNSGSVVGGDTLRVFVDGEDVGAAFVRLAPGESESTVQFELPVLSSGEHEIRIGRSLDEALPAQTIRVLPVLSLSPTWSFHRGDDAAWAAPDYDDSDWERVELPASWEDHSEYTEDQVFGWYRKTITVPNSWEDYEEDLLLPVGKIDDVDRTFVNGEAVGQSGSFPDDGFSTAWQVPREYSVPAEIVNYGGENVIAIRVYDEFGGGGLYAGPIGPVRPDYDTA
- a CDS encoding helix-turn-helix domain-containing protein, giving the protein MFEQIDAEISEDQAKLLATIHAAEEGIPTGRLREAVSIPSGSMHYHLTRLEDWDLVDVVGRQEEGGGSPSKVWETTERGAIYLERPGRTAPTTFQDLLTHIDDLERDLDRGDDTDRTSRRRARYKPALCLRRQDRCATGSTLAPCLGLLVQLSLNSERIPSSS
- a CDS encoding nucleotidyltransferase domain-containing protein, with amino-acid sequence MGSQSIQKGTSLELPIPVPPTTLFRHKSTGEILAVLVDNPYTAFGIRDLSRATNHPHRSISSAIDDLEAIDFVEVEHAGRKKLVRINRSRLSKPDDPIIQIPQDEFHVPVRELVRRLTDQIEEIHGIVLFGSVARGDADRRSDIDCFVLVDGTQATAQQTAHEITSELNEEAFDGDRYKFHVLVESVESAHRYGNRLREIFATGLTLKTSETLTQLKEEVLTNGQ
- a CDS encoding TRAM domain-containing protein, which encodes MGTQPGDQVRVEITDVKETVAFAEPVGDATVR
- a CDS encoding ArsR family transcriptional regulator, encoding MLTEGEVRALTALHGEQTVSDLATNLDRSLSYTSELVDRLETAGLVETRRQGKTKQLRLSDAKALELLTDLMQQYSHIDWPELLSGAALRVCYYLDTPRTATDLARRADVHRSTVHRALAPLQHRGIIYQIDTGAYALNDGFEQLSAFARELAHHAHRQTIEEQADTYTILWESLEEFLVQTTTEITDDHFIPTGPDQFQQYGLLLLARDRRYYLYSETLDDLSPETLCCHMLVIDSGARAQSYCLLLLSHVDIDRDELRTQAVKYGVDDVVDELCTYLDTSGDQRTSRLPEWEDFQELADEYGVTV